A portion of the Caenorhabditis elegans chromosome III genome contains these proteins:
- the clk-2 gene encoding Telomere length regulation protein clk-2 (Confirmed by transcript evidence): MNLRSRLVNATERAVLFQIFKDVQNDPEKYDNAVEAICESIDYFGKFLTDSEYLTQIKPILDTQCPTKSIICFSKCLTKVSTDINTTTFRDVITMLDWLKYVVEKSLTSAICSSLKVKETDVSAVQLYREFASACSNIPEKVSNCCAKALSGEHVKYINTVKWIFKMNLVQGIQKAMLLAHDDIVTAAPFTSFYGSGGPYMKTVAEIISSGRNIDITNKDGLLVQMIEWIGSLNNFDSQWRRMMFLIFQEPTYQGIQVHESLLTTLFLISKSDQILKRCIEATDLTGTLKRVVMVKLPFQRVLKRKTIEILINFVYRTKEQFAIQLLETSVKIWSDLNYAKSAPESQERHIVRMILYLVHLFRTCSSIDWESLFLNSMDGVHCRMSMLPMYVQSGIFVNQALCKQATKHRSKTHGSDEQPPETLEENKFVSSEVGKIWFEEMTSILEHGFNSSTVKDSERVRETANEITKDDSGEEFEETNAQRLQNNKDSAAITSKNNLRLDSDDDEDFPDYQVNESEKIFKNLEIGEEPKNKVTPPAYIADAFEMLLEKEKYEVFEAAFFNITNLINRRPIGFPQIAEKLFIRILHLQNNFGTPKFKETVDEIAVACITQRPEIVPSVVRLIIAPGQGFSIKQRLLHYIHNAADGMGALDKKLEECVMAQQLRIGGPTLSIILHRTINTDYDDEDEDPHRLLVPEWRRMVDARIAANTRRIGTTREPPRAGVVNRLAQAAKYMFYPLLVLPRGENASLLGKDSDLLASLIMVASMVYVRCGVCPQIHRMSSELISYATPHRFSENAKLRTACIIAHLNVTTLLPGDLMDELFDVPALIGWFDWANSVLVNASSSQLEKDMTRQFGHSVTKHLQRYHPAVLQHQDV, encoded by the exons atgaatttACGAAGTCGCCTGGTAAATGCCACGGAACGTGCTgtgctttttcaaattttcaaagatgtGCAGAATGATCCGGAAAAGTACGACAATGCAGTTGAGGCGATCTGTGAATCAATCGActattttggcaaatttttgacCGATAGCGAG TATCTTACACAAATCAAGCCGATTCTTGATACACAGTGCCCAACAAAGTCGATAATTTGCTTCTCGAAATGTTTGACAAAAGTGAGCACAGATATAAATACTACCACATTTCGAGATGTGATCACCATGCTCGACTGGTTGAAGTATGTCGTTGAAAAATCGCTGACAAGTGCTATTTGTAGCAGTCTGAAAGTTAAAGAAACTGATG tcAGTGCAGTTCAGTTGTATCGAGAATTCGCATCAGCATGTTCAAATATTCCGGAGAAAGTTTCGAATTGTTGTGCAAAGGCATTGTCTGGCGAGCATGTCAAATATATCAACACGGTTAAGTGGATATTCAAA atgaatcTGGTGCAAGGAATTCAAAAGGCTATGCTTCTTGCTCACGACGACATTGTAACTGCTGCCCCGTTCACTTCATTCTACGGATCCGGTGGTCCTTATATGAAGACTGTCGCAGAAATTATTTCATCTGGAAGAAACATAGATATCACCAACAAGGATGGGCTTCTAGTTCAAATGATTGAATGGATTGGTTCactaaacaattttgattctCAATGGCGTCGGATGATGTTTCTCATCTTCCAAGAGCCCACATATCAGGGAATTCAAGTTCATGAATCACTACTGACAACATTGTTCCTAATTTCGAAAAGTGACCAAATCTTGAAA CGATGTATCGAAGCCACTGATCTGACTGGAACACTGAAGCGTGTAGTGATGGTTAAGCTCCCGTTTCAGCGAGTTCTCAAACGAAAGACCATCGAGattcttatcaattttgtttATCGAACTAAGGAACAATTTGCCATCCAGCTATTAGAG acttcTGTGAAAATCTGGAGTGATCTCAATTACGCAAAAAGTGCTCCAGAATCACAAGAACGACACATAGTCAGAATGATATTATACTTGGTTCATCTTTTCAG AACATGTTCTTCAATCGATTGGGAGTCACTCTTCCTGAACTCTATGGATGGAGTTCATTGTCGAATGAGCATGTTGCCTATGTACGTCCAAAGTGGTATTTTTGTTAATCAAGCACTGTGCAAGCAAGCGACAAAGCATCGATCGAAAACGCACGGATCAGATGAGCAACCTCCAGAGACTCtagaagaaaacaaattcGTTTCAAGTGAAGTGGGAAAAATATGGTTTGAAGAGATGACGTCAATTTTGGAACATGGATTTAATTCTTCTACAGTGAAAGATTCTGAGCGAGTTCGAGAAACCGCCAACGAAATAACCAAAGACGATTCGGGtgaagaatttgaagaaaccAATGCACAGCGTCTTCAAAACAACAAAGATTCGGCAGCAATCACATCGAAAAACAATCTACGTTTAGATTCTGATGATGACGAAGACTTTCCTGACTATCAAGTTAATGAATCAGAAAAGATCTTCAAGAATTTAGAAATTGGAGAAGAACCGAAAAATAAAGTGACACCTCCAGCATACATTGCAGATGCTTTCGAAATGCTAttagagaaagaaaaatacgAGGTTTTTGAAGCAGCTTTCTTTAATATTACGAATTTGATCAATCGCCGGCCAATTGGATTTCCACAAATCGCTGAGAAGTTGTTCATCCGAATCCTCCatcttcaaaacaattttggaacgCCTAAATTCAAGGAAACTGTTGATGAAATTGCAGTTGCATGTATCACTCAGCGTCCAGAAATTGTCCCATCTGTAGTGCGTCTGATCATTGCACCAGGTCAAGGTTTCAGTATCAAACAACGTCTTCTTCATTACATTCACAATGCTGCTGATGGAATGGGTGCATTGGATAAGAAACTTGAAGAGTGTGTAATGGCGCAACAATTGAGAATTGGTGGTCCAACGTTAAGTATTATTCTTCATCGAACTATAAACACTGATTATGACGATGAGGATGAAGATCCCCACAGACTTTTAGTTCCTGAATGGCGACGAATGGTGGATGCTCGCATTGCTGCAAATACCAGAAGAATTGGAACGACGCGAGAGCCACCAAGAGCCGGAGTTGTCAATCGTCTCGCACAAGCTGCCAAATATATGTTTTATCCTTTGTTGGTTTTGCCACGTGGTGAGAACGCAAGTCTTTTG GGCAAGGACTCCGATCTACTCGCCTCACTCATCATGGTTGCATCGATGGTTTATGTGAGATGTGGCGTATGTCCTCAAATTCATCGAATGTCAAG TGAGCTTATATCATATGCAACGCCTCATCGATTCTCTGAAAACGCAAAACTACGGACTGCCTGCATCATTGCCCATCTGAATGTGACGACTTTGTTGCCTGGAGAT CTTATGGATGAACTGTTTGATGTACCGGCACTTATTGGATGGTTTGATTGGGCCAATTCTGTACTGGTTAATGCATCTTCATCACAATTGGAAAAGGATATGACTCGCCAGTTTGGTCATAGTGTTACAAAACACCTTCAACGTTATCATCCAGCTGTACTGCAACACCAAGACGTTTAA